A single Balaenoptera ricei isolate mBalRic1 chromosome 13, mBalRic1.hap2, whole genome shotgun sequence DNA region contains:
- the DNAJC5G gene encoding dnaJ homolog subfamily C member 5G, translating to MAHVDEAARRLSKTGSTLYAVLELKKGASPEDIKKAYRRLALKYHPDKNPGDPQAAEIFKEINTAHSVLSDPKKRQIYDRRGSLGIYIYDHFGEEGVTYYFTLNSCWFKTLVLLCALLTCCCCCCCCCFCCGALKPPPEEAAKKKYEPNVQNQPPRPGRRDHFRGGEDNSSDDNY from the exons ATGGCTCACGTGGATGAAGCAGCCCGCCGGTTGTCCAAAACTGGATCAACCCTCTATGCAGTGCTGGAGCTTAAGAAGGGCGCTTCACCTGAAGACATCAAAAAGGCCTACAG GAGACTGGCATTGAAGTATCATCCAGACAAGAATCCAGGGGACCCTCAAGCAGCAGAAATATTCAAGGAGATCAACACAGCCCACTCCGTACTGAGTGACCCTAAGAAGCGGCAAATTTACGACCGGCGTGGCTCattgggaatatatatatacgaCCACTTTGGCGAAGAAGGCGTCACATACTATTTTACGCTGAATAGTTGTTGGTTCAAG ACGCTTGTCCTCCTGTGTGCTCTGCTTAcctgttgctgttgctgctgctgctgctgcttttgctGTGGAGCACTTAAGCCACCACCCGAGGAAGCAGCTAAGAAAAAATATGAGCCGAATGTCCAGAATCAGCCTCCAAGGCCAG GACGCAGAGACCATTTTAGAGGAGGGGAAGATAATTCCAGTGACGATAATTATTAA
- the SLC30A3 gene encoding probable proton-coupled zinc antiporter SLC30A3 isoform X1, with product MEASPATGGSETTRLVSPRDRGGAGGGLRLKSLFTEPSEPLPEEPKPVEMSFHHCHRDPLLQPGLTPERLQAQRQLCAACAVCCVFMAGEVVGGYLAHSLAIMTDAAHLLADVGSMMGSLFSLWLSTRPATRTMTFGWHRSETLGALASVVSLWMVTGILLYLAFIRLLHSDYHIEGGAMLLTASIAVCANLLMAFVLHQAGPHHSHGSRGAEYAPLEEGPGEPLPLGNTSVRAAFVHVLGDLLQSLGVLAASILIYFKPQYKAADPISTFLFSICALGSTAPTLRDVLRVLMEGTPRSVGFEPVRDTLLSVPGVRATHELHLWSLTLTYHVVSAHLAIDSTADPEAVLAEATSRLHSRFGFSSSTLQVEQYQPEMAQCLRCREPPQA from the exons ATGGAGGCTTCTCCTGCCACGGGGGGCTCTGAGACCACTCGCCTGGTGAGCCCCCGAGACCGCGGCGGCGCTGGTGGCGGCCTGCGTTTGAAGAG TCTCTTCACAGAGCCCTCCGAGCCCCTCCCCGAGGAGCCCAAACCCGTGGAGATGTCCTTCCACCACTGCCACAGGGACCCTCTGCTACAGCCAGGTCTCACCCCTGAGAGGCTGCAGGCGCAGAGGCAGCTGTGTGCCGCCTGTGCTGTGTGCTGCGTCTTCATGGCCGGGGAAGTAGtcg GTGGGTATTTGGCGCACAGCCTGGCCATTATGACTGATGCAGCCCACCTGTTGGCAGATGTGGGCAGCATGATGGGcagcctcttctccctctggCTCTCTACCCGTCCAGCCACCCGCACCATGACCTTTGGCTGGCACCGCTCAG AGACTCTGGGGGCTTTGGCCTCTGTGGTCTCCCTCTGGATGGTCACTGGCATCCTCCTGTACCTGGCCTTCATCCGCCTGCTGCACAGCGACTACCACATCGAGGGGGGTGCCATGCTGCTGACCGCCAGCATCGCAGtctgtgccaatctgct AATGGCCTTTGTGCTGCACCAGGCCGGGCCCCACCACAGCCACGGGTCCAGGGGGGCAGAGTATGCACCGCtggaggaggggcctggggagCCCCTGCCCCTGGGGAACACCAGCGTCCGGGCGGCCTTTGTGCACGTGCTGGGGGACCTCCTGCAGAGCCTTGGGGTGCTGGCCGCTTCCATCCTCATCTACTTCAAG CCTCAATACAAGGCAGCTGACCCCATCAGCacctttctcttctccatctgtgCCCTTGGATCCACGGCTCCCACCCTCCGAGATGTTCTCCGCGTCCTCATGGAAG GTACCCCCCGAAGTGTGGGGTTTGAACCTGTGCGGGATACCCTGTTGTCAGTGCCAGGAGTTCGGGCAACCCACGAGCTGCACCTGTGGTCCCTTACGCTTACTTACCATGTTGTCTCCGCACACCTGGCCATTG ACTCCACGGCTGACCCTGAAGCCGTCCTGGCTGAAGCCACATCTCGGCTCCACTCCCGGTTTGGATTCTCCAGCTCTACCCTGCAGGTCGAGCAGTACCAGCCTGAGATGGCCCAGTGCCTGCGCTGCCGGGAGCCCCCCCAAGCCTGA
- the SLC30A3 gene encoding probable proton-coupled zinc antiporter SLC30A3 isoform X2, whose translation MSFHHCHRDPLLQPGLTPERLQAQRQLCAACAVCCVFMAGEVVGGYLAHSLAIMTDAAHLLADVGSMMGSLFSLWLSTRPATRTMTFGWHRSETLGALASVVSLWMVTGILLYLAFIRLLHSDYHIEGGAMLLTASIAVCANLLMAFVLHQAGPHHSHGSRGAEYAPLEEGPGEPLPLGNTSVRAAFVHVLGDLLQSLGVLAASILIYFKPQYKAADPISTFLFSICALGSTAPTLRDVLRVLMEGTPRSVGFEPVRDTLLSVPGVRATHELHLWSLTLTYHVVSAHLAIDSTADPEAVLAEATSRLHSRFGFSSSTLQVEQYQPEMAQCLRCREPPQA comes from the exons ATGTCCTTCCACCACTGCCACAGGGACCCTCTGCTACAGCCAGGTCTCACCCCTGAGAGGCTGCAGGCGCAGAGGCAGCTGTGTGCCGCCTGTGCTGTGTGCTGCGTCTTCATGGCCGGGGAAGTAGtcg GTGGGTATTTGGCGCACAGCCTGGCCATTATGACTGATGCAGCCCACCTGTTGGCAGATGTGGGCAGCATGATGGGcagcctcttctccctctggCTCTCTACCCGTCCAGCCACCCGCACCATGACCTTTGGCTGGCACCGCTCAG AGACTCTGGGGGCTTTGGCCTCTGTGGTCTCCCTCTGGATGGTCACTGGCATCCTCCTGTACCTGGCCTTCATCCGCCTGCTGCACAGCGACTACCACATCGAGGGGGGTGCCATGCTGCTGACCGCCAGCATCGCAGtctgtgccaatctgct AATGGCCTTTGTGCTGCACCAGGCCGGGCCCCACCACAGCCACGGGTCCAGGGGGGCAGAGTATGCACCGCtggaggaggggcctggggagCCCCTGCCCCTGGGGAACACCAGCGTCCGGGCGGCCTTTGTGCACGTGCTGGGGGACCTCCTGCAGAGCCTTGGGGTGCTGGCCGCTTCCATCCTCATCTACTTCAAG CCTCAATACAAGGCAGCTGACCCCATCAGCacctttctcttctccatctgtgCCCTTGGATCCACGGCTCCCACCCTCCGAGATGTTCTCCGCGTCCTCATGGAAG GTACCCCCCGAAGTGTGGGGTTTGAACCTGTGCGGGATACCCTGTTGTCAGTGCCAGGAGTTCGGGCAACCCACGAGCTGCACCTGTGGTCCCTTACGCTTACTTACCATGTTGTCTCCGCACACCTGGCCATTG ACTCCACGGCTGACCCTGAAGCCGTCCTGGCTGAAGCCACATCTCGGCTCCACTCCCGGTTTGGATTCTCCAGCTCTACCCTGCAGGTCGAGCAGTACCAGCCTGAGATGGCCCAGTGCCTGCGCTGCCGGGAGCCCCCCCAAGCCTGA